In Pristis pectinata isolate sPriPec2 chromosome 11, sPriPec2.1.pri, whole genome shotgun sequence, the following proteins share a genomic window:
- the rgn gene encoding regucalcin, translating to MASIKIECVVKDKYGIGESPVWEEKHGSLLYVDITGQKVCRWNTATKQVKTVHLDAPIGSVVPRKSGGYVLAVGKRFAFLDWEKETVTDIATVDQDKANNRFNDGKVDPAGRFFAGTMPLEIRPAEVERGQGSLYSLQTDHSVVKHFDQVDISNGLDWSLDHKVFYYIDSLSFKVDAFDYDLQSGKISNRRLVYKLEQEEAIPDGQCIDAEGKLWVACYNGGRVIRIDPETGKRIQTVKLPADKTTSCCFGGKDYSELYVTSAVHGMDEEWHQRQPQAGGIFKITGLGVKGIPPYSYTG from the exons ATGGCTTCCATTAAAATTGAGTGTGTCGTGAAGGACAAGTATGGAATTGGAGAGAGCCCGGTGTGGGAAGAAAAGCATGGTTCTCTTCTCTACGTGGACATCACTGGACAAAAAGTGTGCAGGTGGAATACAGCCACGAAACAAGTGAAAACAGTGCACCTTG ATGCTCCTATTGGATCAGTGGTCCCTCGGAAATCGGGGGGATATGTTTTGGCAGTGGGAAAAAGATTTGCCTTTCTGGATTGGGAAAAGGAAACTGTTACTGATATCGCTACAGTTGACCAAGACAAAGCAAACAACAGATTTAATGATGGAAAAGTGGATCCAGCTGGACGATTCTTTGCAG GGACTATGCCACTGGAGATCCGTCCAGCTGAAGTCGAAAGAGGCCAGGGATCGCTGTACTCCCTGCAGACCGATCATTCTGTGGTCAAGCACTTTGACCAGGTGGACATTTCCAACGGTTTAGACTGGTCACTGGATCACAAGGTCTTCTATTATATAGACAGCTTATCTTTTAAAGTGGATGCGTTTGACTATGACCTGCAGTCAGGGAAGATCT CAAACCGAAGACTTGTGTATAAGCTTGAGCAAGAGGAAGCTATTCCAGATGGACAGTGCATTGATGCAGAGGGAAAACTTTGGGTTGCCTGCTACAATGGTGGAAGAGTCATCCGCATTGACCCTGAAACAG GCAAGAGGATCCAGACGGTGAAACTGCCTGCTGACAAGACAACATCTTGCTGCTTTGGGGGGAAGGATTACTCTGAACTATATGTAACATCGGCTGTACACGGGATGGATGAAGAGTGGCATCAGAGACAACCACAAGCAGGCGGCATTTTTAAG attacTGGGCTTGGAGTGAAGGGAATTCCACCGTATTCATACACAGGATAA